A genomic region of Thermodesulfovibrio aggregans contains the following coding sequences:
- a CDS encoding N-acetylglucosamine-6-phosphate deacetylase has translation MSLIDIHFHGTNKIDIKDVDSPEQVLLISQEYGSMGVDSFLLTLYPDDIYQMRKTLLHIKKAMQYQKEGAKILGAYLEGPFLNPEKAGALDSYYFLKPDLDILNRLIDEFNDIVKIITVAPELPKAIDVIEKCAEMGIIVSMGHSLATYREAQEGFKAGASLITHLFNAMRGIHHREPGISGFGIINQEIYVELIGDGRHLNDELLKWIFQIKNPERIIVVSDMVKQKSEVQRLQGGSMSLKDAIKRLKNLNIDEYKLKLAGEENPKRLLINLL, from the coding sequence ATGTCTTTGATTGATATCCACTTTCATGGAACAAATAAAATAGACATAAAAGATGTCGATAGTCCAGAACAGGTTCTTTTAATTTCTCAGGAATATGGTTCAATGGGAGTTGACAGTTTCTTACTTACTCTTTATCCAGATGATATTTACCAAATGAGAAAAACTTTGCTGCATATAAAGAAAGCTATGCAATACCAAAAGGAAGGAGCAAAAATTTTGGGTGCCTATCTTGAAGGTCCCTTTTTAAATCCTGAAAAAGCAGGAGCTCTTGACAGTTATTACTTTTTGAAACCTGATCTGGATATTTTGAATAGATTAATCGATGAATTTAATGATATCGTCAAAATAATTACAGTAGCACCTGAGCTTCCTAAAGCAATTGATGTCATAGAAAAATGTGCTGAAATGGGAATTATTGTAAGCATGGGACATTCCCTTGCCACATATAGAGAAGCTCAGGAAGGATTTAAAGCAGGGGCAAGCCTTATAACCCATCTTTTTAATGCTATGAGAGGAATTCATCACAGAGAACCAGGAATTTCAGGCTTTGGAATCATCAATCAAGAGATTTATGTAGAGTTAATCGGAGATGGAAGGCATTTAAATGATGAACTTTTAAAATGGATTTTTCAGATTAAAAATCCAGAAAGAATCATCGTAGTTTCTGATATGGTCAAACAGAAGTCAGAAGTTCAGAGGCTTCAGGGTGGTTCGATGAGTCTGAAGGATGCAATAAAAAGG
- a CDS encoding N-acetylmuramoyl-L-alanine amidase-like domain-containing protein: protein MIFKTGKIDIDKLLDKVKTLSTERKIVKISQHFLGIPYKKNSLIGSFIQQEQLVIDFEGVDCMTFIEYVEAMRMSDSYSSFVENLRYVRYFDGIVDFKKRRHFFTDWNELKTVKNVTEALNEQFLTVVKELNFIEGIEPKHRVINYIPAEAIGKITSKLKTGDYCGFYTSKEGLDVTHVGIIILDGDTLKLRHASSKKGYVVDEDFLQYSKQKEGIIIFRAEY, encoded by the coding sequence ATGATATTTAAAACAGGTAAAATTGACATAGATAAACTGCTCGATAAAGTCAAAACACTTTCTACTGAAAGAAAAATTGTCAAAATCTCTCAACATTTTCTTGGCATTCCTTACAAAAAAAATTCACTTATTGGTAGTTTTATCCAACAGGAACAACTTGTCATTGACTTTGAAGGAGTTGATTGTATGACTTTTATTGAATATGTTGAAGCAATGAGAATGTCAGACAGTTATAGTTCTTTTGTCGAAAATTTGAGATATGTTAGATATTTTGACGGAATTGTAGATTTTAAAAAAAGAAGGCATTTTTTTACAGACTGGAATGAGCTAAAGACAGTAAAAAATGTGACTGAAGCACTTAATGAGCAATTTTTAACAGTTGTGAAAGAACTTAATTTTATTGAGGGCATAGAGCCTAAACATAGAGTTATTAATTACATTCCAGCGGAAGCTATAGGAAAAATCACATCTAAACTGAAAACAGGTGATTACTGTGGTTTTTATACATCCAAAGAGGGGCTTGATGTCACCCATGTAGGAATAATTATTTTAGATGGTGACACTTTAAAGCTCAGACATGCTTCAAGCAAGAAAGGTTATGTAGTGGATGAAGATTTTTTACAATATTCAAAACAAAAAGAAGGTATAATAATTTTCAGGGCAGAGTATTAA
- a CDS encoding cation diffusion facilitator family transporter encodes MLHLHERKKQIRKVLLITLLLNLSVSSAKIIYGWLTNSVAIYSDGFHSLFDGISNIGGLIALSIASHPPDREHPYGHRKFETVFAIFIGVLMSLTALEIVRNVYESLITAKKPETDEKAFIVLVGTLIVNIFVSIYEKKKGKELKSEFLIADSAHTKVDIYITIGVIVSVVITTLTELTFVDPIAGLVVGIFVAKEAILIIKESANILADRTALDGEKIAKVVEACRDVEACKDIRTRGTAGQIFVDLKILVNPSISVSKAHDIAEKVEELIKREFPDVVDVVIHVEPFEKS; translated from the coding sequence ATGTTACATCTTCATGAAAGAAAAAAACAAATAAGAAAAGTTCTTCTAATCACGCTTTTATTGAATCTCTCTGTTTCTTCAGCAAAGATAATCTATGGATGGTTGACAAACTCTGTGGCTATTTATTCGGATGGATTTCACTCTCTTTTCGATGGAATTTCAAACATAGGTGGCTTAATTGCTCTTTCCATAGCAAGTCATCCACCTGATAGAGAACATCCTTATGGGCACAGAAAATTTGAAACAGTCTTTGCAATTTTTATTGGAGTTTTAATGTCTCTCACAGCACTGGAAATAGTCAGAAATGTCTATGAATCACTTATAACAGCTAAAAAACCTGAAACTGATGAAAAAGCATTTATTGTTCTCGTTGGTACTCTCATTGTTAATATTTTTGTCTCAATTTATGAAAAGAAAAAAGGAAAAGAGCTTAAAAGTGAATTTTTAATAGCTGATTCAGCTCATACAAAGGTTGACATTTATATAACCATTGGAGTAATAGTGAGCGTAGTAATCACAACATTAACAGAGTTGACTTTTGTTGATCCAATAGCTGGTTTAGTTGTTGGAATTTTTGTTGCAAAAGAGGCAATTCTTATAATAAAAGAATCTGCAAATATCCTCGCTGATAGAACAGCCCTTGATGGTGAAAAAATTGCAAAAGTTGTTGAAGCCTGCAGAGATGTTGAAGCCTGCAAAGACATAAGGACTCGGGGGACAGCCGGTCAGATATTTGTTGATTTAAAAATCTTGGTAAATCCCTCTATTTCTGTATCAAAAGCCCATGATATAGCAGAAAAAGTGGAAGAATTAATTAAAAGAGAATTTCCAGATGTTGTTGATGTTGTGATTCATGTAGAACCTTTTGAGAAAAGTTAG
- a CDS encoding HNH endonuclease, whose amino-acid sequence MDRFIPNVTLEEIKKEKQKARLLKNSSWWRKKISKRRCYYCNKEVSEKELTMDHVIPLVRGGKSVKSNIVPACKECNNKKKYMLPFEWEQYLQSLNSIDSEKIL is encoded by the coding sequence ATGGATAGATTTATCCCTAATGTAACATTGGAGGAAATTAAGAAGGAAAAACAGAAAGCAAGACTTCTTAAAAACAGTTCCTGGTGGCGCAAAAAAATTTCTAAGAGAAGATGCTATTACTGTAACAAAGAGGTATCTGAAAAAGAGCTTACAATGGACCATGTTATACCTCTTGTAAGAGGAGGAAAATCAGTAAAAAGTAACATAGTTCCTGCCTGTAAAGAATGTAACAATAAAAAGAAATACATGCTTCCCTTTGAGTGGGAACAATATTTACAATCATTAAACTCTATTGATTCTGAAAAAATTCTCTAA
- a CDS encoding DUF507 family protein: protein MMLSEEKITHTSHVLFNGLINKGLIKLKVEEQEVRREIKRSFIQALKIGEAIDEVVRRKLQSFSKKIIEGSPEWNVLYNKFFEEEEKKRFGK, encoded by the coding sequence ATGATGCTTTCAGAGGAAAAAATAACTCATACTTCACATGTGTTATTCAATGGCTTGATTAATAAAGGATTAATCAAGCTTAAGGTTGAAGAACAGGAAGTAAGAAGAGAAATCAAAAGAAGTTTTATTCAGGCATTAAAAATTGGTGAAGCGATTGATGAAGTTGTTAGAAGAAAACTTCAATCATTTTCAAAAAAAATCATTGAAGGAAGTCCTGAGTGGAATGTGCTTTACAATAAATTCTTTGAAGAAGAGGAAAAAAAGAGATTTGGTAAGTAA
- a CDS encoding DUF507 family protein: MRIPKSWVPYIANRIIENLLKKDMIEMTVSKEQLLKEAENLILDELMVEDRLNEEVRELLKKYETEIERGKLDYRKLFEMTKQKLVKQRNLVL; encoded by the coding sequence ATGAGAATACCTAAAAGTTGGGTGCCATATATAGCAAACAGGATAATAGAAAATCTTTTAAAAAAAGATATGATTGAGATGACTGTTTCGAAAGAACAGTTGCTTAAAGAGGCTGAAAATCTTATTTTGGACGAATTGATGGTAGAAGACAGACTGAATGAGGAAGTAAGGGAACTTCTTAAGAAGTATGAAACTGAAATTGAGAGAGGTAAGCTTGACTACAGAAAACTCTTTGAGATGACCAAACAAAAACTTGTAAAACAGAGAAACTTAGTTCTATGA
- the rpsR gene encoding 30S ribosomal protein S18 has translation MQQTSQRRFFRKKYCRFCAEKIDFIDYKNVKMLRSFMTERGKILSRKMTGTCSRHQRQLTKAIKRARAIALLPYIEI, from the coding sequence GTGCAACAGACATCACAAAGAAGATTTTTCAGAAAAAAATACTGCCGATTCTGTGCAGAAAAAATTGATTTTATTGATTACAAAAATGTTAAAATGTTGAGAAGTTTTATGACAGAGAGAGGCAAAATTCTCTCAAGAAAAATGACAGGGACATGTTCAAGGCATCAAAGGCAGTTAACTAAAGCTATCAAGAGAGCAAGAGCGATTGCACTATTACCATACATAGAGATTTAA
- a CDS encoding single-stranded DNA-binding protein: protein MFNRIILIGNLTRDPEIRYTPSGVAVATVPIAVNSRYKQGEELKEETLFIDAIVFGKQAETCSQYLNKGRTVLVEGRLRERRWEYEGQKKSKFEVIANSIKFFPKREPAEHYELNQVPPEEYTDLEPF, encoded by the coding sequence ATGTTTAATAGAATAATACTCATAGGGAATCTCACAAGGGATCCTGAAATAAGGTATACACCTTCAGGAGTAGCAGTAGCTACGGTTCCAATAGCTGTCAATTCAAGATACAAACAGGGTGAAGAGCTCAAAGAAGAAACCCTTTTTATTGATGCCATAGTTTTTGGAAAACAAGCTGAAACCTGCAGTCAGTATTTGAACAAAGGAAGAACTGTATTGGTTGAAGGACGACTACGTGAAAGAAGATGGGAATATGAAGGACAGAAAAAAAGTAAATTCGAAGTTATTGCTAATAGTATAAAATTCTTTCCCAAGAGAGAACCTGCAGAACATTATGAATTAAATCAGGTTCCACCGGAAGAATACACAGATTTAGAACCATTTTAA
- the rpsF gene encoding 30S ribosomal protein S6 — MNNFYEKVVLLLPTLSEEEVKESINKISSLITDNGGEVLKVDNWGKRKLAYKLNKQNMGYYVLFLFRAPSSAIKKMEDFYRVYDPVFKFMILKLTKQQIANLPPEIKGIPIEPSEVSSQEQNV; from the coding sequence ATGAACAATTTCTATGAAAAAGTAGTACTTCTTTTACCAACACTTTCTGAAGAGGAAGTGAAAGAGTCAATCAACAAAATCTCATCTCTCATTACTGATAATGGTGGAGAAGTTTTAAAAGTAGACAACTGGGGCAAAAGAAAACTTGCCTATAAACTTAACAAACAAAATATGGGTTACTACGTATTATTTCTCTTCAGAGCTCCTTCTTCAGCAATAAAAAAAATGGAAGATTTTTACAGAGTTTATGATCCAGTATTCAAATTTATGATACTCAAACTTACAAAACAGCAGATTGCTAATCTTCCACCTGAGATAAAAGGTATACCTATTGAACCTTCGGAAGTTTCTTCTCAGGAGCAAAATGTTTAA
- a CDS encoding helix-turn-helix domain-containing protein: MEPMQLIRVYKSQMMREILEELRKLTFEKTIIFIYGEKGTEKDYIVKFILAQINHPEIIKVPEEIHKKTSFRQESIVYVIKNFENIDFSFVFNPEKNFKCAIFISDYDYVELYKNGAIPFELYENLLSSRKIYIPPLRERKQDIIPLANFFLQEISECLNIHKKELSKEAQEAILEYPWIENAYQLKQYLAKACIMAKHQRLTSKDLFGEYNDQLSIKNFLELKIGNLLKEFANIENSNLYETVIQEVEKALFFLAINETGGNQLKAARILGINRNTLNKKLKHYNLI, from the coding sequence ATGGAACCAATGCAATTAATTAGAGTATACAAAAGCCAAATGATGAGAGAGATTTTAGAAGAGCTAAGAAAGCTTACCTTTGAAAAAACCATAATCTTCATCTATGGAGAAAAGGGAACTGAAAAAGACTACATCGTAAAATTTATTCTTGCACAAATAAATCATCCTGAGATTATAAAGGTTCCTGAGGAGATACACAAAAAAACTTCCTTCAGGCAAGAAAGTATAGTTTATGTCATTAAAAATTTTGAAAACATTGATTTTTCTTTTGTTTTTAATCCTGAAAAAAATTTTAAATGTGCCATTTTTATCTCTGACTATGATTATGTTGAACTCTATAAAAATGGAGCAATACCATTTGAATTATATGAAAATTTATTAAGTTCAAGAAAAATTTATATACCACCTTTAAGAGAGAGAAAACAAGATATTATTCCTCTTGCGAATTTTTTTCTACAGGAGATTTCAGAGTGTTTGAATATTCATAAAAAGGAATTATCAAAGGAAGCTCAAGAGGCAATATTAGAGTATCCATGGATTGAAAATGCCTATCAGCTCAAGCAATATTTAGCTAAAGCCTGTATTATGGCAAAACATCAAAGACTCACATCAAAGGATTTATTTGGTGAATACAATGATCAACTTTCAATTAAAAATTTTCTTGAATTAAAAATTGGCAATCTCTTAAAAGAGTTTGCAAATATTGAAAACTCAAATCTCTATGAGACTGTCATACAGGAAGTTGAAAAAGCACTATTTTTTCTTGCAATTAATGAAACAGGAGGGAATCAGCTAAAGGCTGCGAGAATCCTTGGAATAAACAGAAATACCTTGAATAAAAAATTAAAACATTATAATTTGATTTAA
- the nadD gene encoding nicotinate-nucleotide adenylyltransferase — MKIGIFGGTFNPIHYGHLRVAEEVRESFSMDKIIFIPAGIPPLKRHNILSGMHRLKMTELAIRGNPFFEVSDIEVRSKKPSYTFNTLKYLKKLYQKDALFFIMGIDAFLELKFWYKYEELLKMIDFIVMSRPGFESLQVSEFIETKESDNCFRIKNSDKKALFISVSPFWTSSTQIRQMIQNGKSIRYLVPEEVRKYIEENKLYRE; from the coding sequence ATGAAAATAGGAATTTTTGGAGGAACCTTTAATCCAATCCATTATGGTCATTTGAGAGTTGCAGAAGAGGTAAGAGAGAGTTTTTCAATGGATAAAATTATATTTATTCCTGCAGGGATTCCGCCATTAAAAAGACATAATATTTTGTCAGGAATGCACAGATTGAAAATGACAGAACTGGCAATCAGGGGCAACCCATTTTTTGAAGTCTCTGATATCGAAGTGAGAAGTAAAAAACCTTCCTATACTTTCAATACTCTTAAATATTTAAAAAAACTTTACCAAAAGGATGCTCTTTTTTTTATAATGGGAATTGATGCTTTTCTTGAGTTAAAATTCTGGTATAAATATGAAGAACTATTAAAGATGATTGATTTTATAGTAATGTCAAGACCTGGTTTTGAGAGTTTACAAGTTTCTGAGTTTATTGAAACTAAGGAGTCAGATAACTGTTTTAGAATAAAAAATTCAGATAAAAAAGCTCTTTTTATTTCAGTTTCACCATTCTGGACATCATCAACACAAATAAGACAGATGATTCAGAATGGAAAAAGTATTCGTTACTTAGTACCGGAAGAAGTTCGAAAATACATTGAAGAAAACAAACTCTACAGGGAGTAG
- a CDS encoding glutamate-5-semialdehyde dehydrogenase: MEIKQLVLSKAKEAKEASRLIGKASTDTKNKILLRMVEYLKQGKDELIKANKVDVEKAKEKGLSKALVDRLTLTDKRIDEMIKGLEEVIALADPVGEITKMWLRPNGMLVGKMRVPIGVIAVIYESRPNVTVDVTGLCLKAGNSVLLRGGSEAINSNAALVKILKQALKDEGMHEGVVSFIDIPQREAVLEMIKLEGLIDLVIPRGGESLIRTVTENSRIPVLKHYKGVCHVFVDRDADLEMAEEICFNAKVQRPGTCNAMETMLVDEAVAEIFLPKMLKRFEKAGVQLKGCPKTKKIYPNAMDVAEEDFYKEYLDLILNVKVVKDIDEAIDHITKYGSAHSDAIVTRDYNKAMRFLREVDSSAVFVNASTRLNDGYQFGLGAEIGISTDKIHARGPMGLEELTCTKFIVFGSGQLRQ, translated from the coding sequence ATGGAGATTAAACAATTAGTTTTAAGTAAAGCAAAAGAGGCTAAAGAAGCCTCACGTCTTATTGGAAAAGCATCAACAGATACAAAAAACAAAATTCTTCTTAGAATGGTTGAGTATCTTAAACAGGGTAAAGATGAACTTATCAAAGCAAACAAGGTAGATGTGGAAAAAGCAAAGGAAAAAGGATTATCAAAAGCTTTAGTTGATAGGCTTACTTTAACAGATAAAAGAATTGATGAGATGATAAAAGGACTTGAAGAGGTAATTGCTCTTGCAGACCCAGTGGGTGAAATAACAAAAATGTGGCTCAGACCAAATGGAATGCTTGTTGGTAAAATGAGGGTGCCCATAGGAGTAATTGCTGTGATTTATGAATCAAGACCAAATGTTACGGTAGATGTAACTGGATTATGTCTTAAGGCGGGTAATTCAGTTCTTTTAAGAGGAGGCTCTGAAGCGATAAATTCAAATGCAGCTTTAGTAAAAATTTTAAAACAGGCTTTAAAAGATGAAGGAATGCATGAAGGAGTTGTAAGCTTTATTGATATTCCTCAAAGAGAAGCAGTCCTTGAGATGATCAAGCTTGAAGGCCTGATAGATTTAGTAATTCCTCGTGGAGGAGAATCACTTATAAGAACTGTTACTGAAAACTCACGAATTCCAGTACTTAAACACTACAAAGGTGTTTGTCATGTTTTTGTTGACAGAGACGCTGATTTAGAGATGGCAGAAGAGATTTGTTTTAATGCGAAGGTTCAAAGACCAGGTACTTGTAATGCCATGGAAACGATGCTTGTCGATGAAGCTGTAGCTGAAATATTTTTACCTAAAATGTTAAAGAGATTTGAAAAAGCAGGAGTTCAGCTTAAAGGATGCCCAAAAACAAAGAAAATATATCCAAATGCGATGGATGTGGCAGAAGAAGACTTTTATAAAGAGTATCTTGATTTAATCCTCAATGTTAAGGTTGTAAAAGATATTGATGAAGCTATTGATCACATAACAAAATACGGGTCAGCCCATTCTGATGCAATAGTTACAAGGGATTACAATAAAGCAATGAGATTTTTAAGAGAAGTTGACTCTTCAGCTGTTTTTGTTAATGCTTCAACAAGACTTAACGATGGATATCAATTTGGTCTTGGTGCTGAAATAGGAATTTCCACAGACAAAATTCATGCTCGTGGTCCGATGGGTCTTGAAGAGCTCACATGCACTAAGTTCATAGTTTTTGGTTCTGGACAGTTAAGACAATGA
- a CDS encoding ferredoxin: MPTPVVDYDLCVGCGSCVEICPEVFEMRDDKAWVIGPDKCNTCDCQQAADLCPSQAIRFE, translated from the coding sequence ATGCCAACACCAGTAGTCGATTACGATCTTTGCGTAGGTTGTGGAAGCTGTGTAGAGATATGTCCAGAGGTTTTTGAGATGAGAGATGACAAAGCATGGGTTATTGGTCCTGACAAATGCAATACCTGTGATTGTCAGCAGGCTGCAGATCTTTGTCCCTCTCAAGCTATCAGATTTGAATAA
- a CDS encoding NUDIX hydrolase yields the protein MKILKKETVWQGKYLKVVLLSYEDNQGKIRQWEAVERVNCKGIVVVIPITENNEVVFIRQFRPVLDGYVIEFPAGLNDRRESLVEVAKRELIEETGLFSEEIIFLAEGPVSSGLSTEVLTVFIAKNVKEASEEIQKKFPPDESENIEVLKIPFNNALEKLNELRNKGNYIDLKIFGFLELVRKFFNF from the coding sequence ATGAAGATTCTTAAAAAAGAAACGGTCTGGCAGGGGAAATATCTAAAAGTCGTTTTACTTTCCTATGAAGACAATCAGGGAAAAATAAGACAGTGGGAAGCTGTTGAAAGAGTAAACTGTAAGGGAATTGTAGTAGTTATTCCTATAACAGAAAACAATGAAGTCGTCTTTATCAGACAGTTCAGACCTGTTCTTGATGGATATGTTATAGAATTTCCAGCAGGATTAAATGATAGAAGAGAATCATTGGTTGAAGTTGCAAAGAGAGAATTGATTGAAGAAACAGGTTTGTTTTCAGAAGAAATCATATTTCTTGCAGAAGGACCTGTTTCTTCAGGTCTTTCCACAGAGGTTTTAACAGTATTTATTGCAAAAAATGTAAAAGAAGCTTCAGAAGAGATACAGAAAAAATTCCCCCCTGATGAAAGCGAAAACATAGAAGTATTAAAGATTCCATTTAATAATGCCTTAGAAAAGCTTAATGAATTGAGAAATAAAGGGAATTACATAGATCTAAAAATATTTGGTTTTTTAGAACTTGTCAGAAAATTTTTTAATTTTTAA
- a CDS encoding histidine triad nucleotide-binding protein produces MNCVFCRIIKKEIPSKIVYEDDLVLAFEDIAPQAPVHILVIPKKHYSTVLEMKEEEKELIGHIFMVINKIAREKGFDERGFRVVVNCNPEAGQTVYHVHFHLLAGRQMHWPPG; encoded by the coding sequence ATGAATTGTGTATTTTGCAGAATTATAAAAAAAGAAATTCCGTCAAAAATTGTTTATGAGGATGATTTGGTTTTAGCCTTTGAAGATATCGCACCGCAGGCTCCAGTTCATATTCTCGTAATTCCAAAGAAACACTACTCTACCGTGCTTGAAATGAAAGAAGAAGAAAAGGAGCTTATCGGACATATTTTTATGGTTATAAATAAAATTGCCAGAGAAAAAGGCTTTGATGAAAGAGGTTTTAGAGTTGTCGTAAACTGCAATCCTGAAGCAGGTCAGACAGTCTATCATGTTCATTTTCATCTTTTAGCTGGTAGACAGATGCATTGGCCTCCAGGATAG
- the hisI gene encoding phosphoribosyl-AMP cyclohydrolase: MNIPDLKFDEKGLIPAVIQEIETKEVLMVAYMDKEALRRTIESGFTHFWSRSRQTYWKKGETSGNVQEVKEIYYDCDADTLLIMVKQHGSGACHTGNRTCFYRKIDFKSVK, from the coding sequence ATGAACATACCAGATCTAAAATTTGATGAAAAAGGACTAATCCCTGCAGTAATTCAAGAGATAGAGACAAAAGAAGTTTTAATGGTTGCCTATATGGATAAAGAAGCTCTTAGAAGAACTATTGAATCAGGATTTACCCATTTCTGGTCACGTTCAAGGCAGACTTACTGGAAAAAAGGGGAAACTTCAGGAAATGTCCAGGAAGTAAAAGAGATTTACTATGACTGTGATGCAGACACACTCCTTATCATGGTGAAACAGCACGGCAGTGGAGCCTGTCATACAGGAAATAGAACCTGTTTTTACAGAAAAATTGATTTTAAGAGCGTAAAATGA
- the cimA gene encoding citramalate synthase, protein MQKLVEIYDTTLRDGSQAEDISFSVDDKLRITEKLDELGIHYIEGGWPGSNPKDAEYFKKVRKLSLKNAKVVAFGSTHRPKTNVENDSNIKALISSEVPVFTVFGKTWDFHVTEALKITLEENLELIFNTINYLKKYAEKVFFDAEHFFDGFKDNPEYAIKCLKTAQQAYADCIILCDTNGGTLTNEVERIIKEVKKSINTPLGIHAHNDSDCAVANSIIAVLNGITQVQGTINGFGERCGNANLCSIIPNLQLKLGYKCIDEDNLKKLTEVSRFVYEIANLMPFKRQPFVGESAFAHKGGVHVSAVRKRPETYEHIRPELVGNRQRILVSDLSGKSNILKKAEEFGIVLNPDSPEVQAIVDAVKTLENEGYQFEGAEASLELLFRNTLGLKRKFFDLIGFRVIDEKRKGDEATLSEATIMVKVGKSIEHTAATGNGPVNALDNALRKALERFYPELKRVKLRDYKVRVVNSGKGTASKVRVLVESGDEESVWSTVGVSENIIEASWQAIVDSIEYKLYKEKTKKGEV, encoded by the coding sequence ATGCAAAAACTTGTTGAAATTTATGATACCACACTAAGAGATGGCTCTCAAGCAGAGGATATATCCTTTTCAGTTGATGACAAATTGAGAATAACAGAAAAACTTGATGAACTCGGAATTCATTATATAGAAGGTGGATGGCCTGGTTCAAATCCTAAAGATGCAGAGTATTTTAAGAAAGTCAGGAAACTTTCACTTAAAAATGCTAAAGTAGTTGCCTTTGGAAGCACCCATAGACCTAAAACAAATGTAGAGAACGATTCAAATATAAAAGCTCTAATTTCATCTGAAGTTCCTGTATTTACAGTTTTTGGTAAAACCTGGGATTTTCATGTAACAGAAGCTCTCAAAATCACTCTTGAAGAAAATCTTGAACTTATTTTTAATACAATCAATTATTTAAAAAAATACGCTGAAAAAGTCTTCTTTGATGCAGAACACTTTTTTGATGGATTTAAAGACAATCCTGAGTATGCTATAAAATGTTTAAAAACTGCTCAACAAGCTTATGCAGACTGTATCATACTCTGTGATACAAACGGTGGAACCCTCACAAATGAAGTAGAAAGAATAATAAAGGAGGTTAAAAAATCAATAAACACTCCCCTTGGAATACATGCTCACAATGATTCTGATTGTGCTGTTGCAAATAGCATTATAGCAGTTTTAAATGGAATTACTCAGGTTCAGGGAACTATAAATGGATTTGGTGAAAGATGTGGAAATGCTAATCTTTGTTCTATCATTCCAAATCTTCAGCTTAAACTTGGATATAAATGTATTGATGAAGATAATTTAAAAAAGCTTACAGAAGTTTCAAGATTTGTCTATGAAATAGCTAACCTCATGCCTTTTAAAAGACAGCCATTTGTTGGAGAAAGTGCTTTTGCACATAAAGGAGGAGTTCATGTAAGTGCAGTAAGAAAACGTCCTGAAACTTATGAACATATTAGACCTGAACTGGTTGGAAATCGTCAAAGAATCCTTGTTTCAGATCTTTCAGGTAAGAGCAACATCCTTAAAAAAGCAGAAGAATTTGGTATTGTTCTTAATCCTGATTCTCCTGAGGTACAGGCAATAGTGGATGCAGTAAAAACTTTAGAAAATGAAGGATATCAATTTGAAGGAGCTGAAGCATCACTTGAACTTTTATTTAGAAACACATTGGGATTAAAGAGAAAATTTTTTGATTTAATAGGTTTTAGAGTTATAGATGAGAAAAGAAAAGGTGATGAAGCAACATTAAGTGAAGCAACAATAATGGTAAAAGTGGGAAAAAGCATTGAACATACTGCAGCAACTGGTAATGGACCAGTAAATGCTCTTGATAACGCTTTAAGAAAAGCTCTTGAAAGATTTTATCCTGAACTAAAAAGAGTAAAACTTAGAGATTACAAAGTTAGAGTGGTTAATTCAGGTAAAGGAACTGCTTCAAAAGTGAGAGTTTTGGTGGAGTCAGGAGATGAAGAGAGTGTATGGAGCACTGTTGGTGTCTCAGAAAACATAATTGAAGCTTCATGGCAGGCAATAGTAGACAGCATTGAATATAAGCTTTACAAAGAGAAAACGAAAAAAGGTGAAGTATGA